Genomic DNA from Cloeon dipterum chromosome 3, ieCloDipt1.1, whole genome shotgun sequence:
TTATTTCTAaacaacacaaattaaatttggagagGAATGTCTCATTAGATATAGATTAAAACTATACAAATCCTTGATCAGCACTCACTGAAGAGtccaaagataaatttaacgTGAGAAGATGCTCATTCATTTTGATCATTTACTGTGTTCTTTGAAATAATGTACAACTCttatagataaaaattttaattttatggcttattgtttttttatatttgaaaggATGTAAAtcgtttgaattatttatctggTGCTATTGGAGGATCGTGCTGCATAATATGGCGGCCCAACGCTTTCGGGCCACAACACACGCGGgaagaacacacacacacatatatataatttatacaaaagcagcagcgcgtGCATCTATGTATGTGCTGCCGCTGATggtggcggcgtcggcggcggcggtctAAATGGAGTGACCTACTTTTCGCATGACAACATGCAGAGAGCGAGCAAAACCTGCGCCACCGTGTTGCCCATTGTGTGGCACGCAGCCCTTGCCCAATTCCCATGGTAACGCCACCGGATCAACCCGAATCCAAGAAGTGTTGTGTGAATTCATACATTACGTTTGTGTTGTATGTGTAATTCAACTGTATAACAATGATACATAATATTCGTCCTCTCCGCTTTCCAGTTTAATGCGAGAGGGCCACCCCACGATTGGCCCCTCATTGATCGTGTGGGCTGTGCGATTATCAGAGGCGAACGAGCGGGGGCGAGAGGGTTTCCATTTTGCTCACGTATCGGTTTGTATTATTTGTACGCTGCTTGGAGTTTGATCCCCTCAGGTTGAGATgcacacatttttaaacttaacttTTCTGGTTTATCCATGTTTCAGAACTCGcgatgataaataaataaaaacaagcgCACCGAATGACGTGCATCATTGTATAAAAGGGTCATCTTTTATCGATTATTTCTTATTGTATGTCACGATCCAGCAATGCTTCCCGCTACGTCAGGATTCTGATTTACCAATGAGCGTGCGTGTGGTCTCTTGAGTACCTGTCAAAAATAGGAATTCGATTTTCCACGTGACTGAAACAAGACCCAAGTAAAATAAACCTTTGGCATTGACATTTTTAGAAGTTACTAAAATACATTTGCAATGGAAACTCCCCTGGAAAACACCGAACCTTAAGGAGACTTTGAAAATGAGGTTCAacaaaagagcagaaaaatgtgtttgttgCAACTGTGACAGGTGGTCGGACGCAGGTCCTTATCCACAATCCTCATCATTGATCAACAAACTGGCCATTCAAGCAGGTCTAACTATGAAGCCCCTTTCTGTAAATACGCGGCTCACTGCTTGTTGCTCACATCaggtgaaaaaaaaaataattctggcGGAGCAAACAATATTGGTGAAATTTGCCGCGGAAGGGAGCACTCGCACTCGCAGACTGACTCGGCAATGCGGTATTGATCTCCGCTTGTGTGGTTTTCCCCAGCCAATCTCCGCGGATGCTCGTCGCCGGCGACGCAAATTAATCCGCCCGGAGAAATTTTTCGCAGCCATTGCGCAACGACATCGTCCGTCTGCCCGGTGTTTGCGGGGGCCGGCCTGGCCGGTCGTCTGTTTTCTCGCTGCGCTACCACCTACGAGGCTGCTTCTCATAAATTTGGACCGAGTGCATAAGTCACCAGACTGGTACAACGCATATAAATTCATGTATGCACGAAACCAGATTTTTGCCGAGCGAAGTTCTCCACGCCGTGCGACGTGCTCTGCTCCGCGAGCGGGCCCAACTTGATAAAAAGGAGCGAGTGCAACCCTTGACATTTGATTCCTCTCTGGCGCACAATGCGTTCGGGATTCGGCCGAGCCAGCAGCGCGATTTCTAAGTCGTTTGCTTTCAACGACCTTTGCGAATGCGCTGAATGAAAAACTCCAGACTTATTTGTGTCTTCAGCTGACGTCAATTGTAAATAAGGGAAACATGTTTTCCACGCGACTGAGATTAAATCGTATACCGAgttgaaaacaattaatgaTGACTGGCACAAAGGAAGGTCATTTTAACCAAATTCGCGGATTGAAAATTAGCATGTTTGTTTTGTGTCttgtgttaaataattatcaactGGCCGGTAATTGGGTGACACCTTTCagtaaaacattaaatatatattagatTCAAGCTTTTAAACGTGATATTGAACCACCTACTTTGCTATGAAGTTGAAATCAagaggaaaatgcaaatgacaAGTGTCCAAAAAGTGGGGTACCGTGTCAAACAAATTCCTTTCGCGTGTGGTGCACGGAAATAATTTGTACGAAACACGTCAGCAGCGGTGTGGCGTTTAAACTTGAACTTGGCCCAGTGCAGCTTCGATTTTGTTGATTGTGTCGCAGGAATCGATCGCCGAGCGACTGCTGCATGTGCCTTTTTATTCTAATCAACACGATACGCCAGAGGCTCCGTCGATTTCTAAAGGtggagattttttttctgccgtTTCCATCGCCGAGCAAAAGGATTTCAGACGCGTCGAGGAGGTAGTGCGTAGAAAAGGCTATACACGACACGTGCCCGCTAGGTTATCGCAGCTGCGAGAGGAAGGCACTAAATTGGAGTCTACGAATGGAATGGGAGATAagggaattttcaaacaatatcAATCTAGTAACAATGTGTTAGTTCAGAACTCTTGTAATTTACTGACGACATAACTTTTAATGTTAACGGGGATATCAATGAATTGAAGTTTATCTActgatataaattataaaaacactCAATATCTCAAGTTTTTGAGTTCACCTGAGAAATGTGGCAAAAAAAAACGTCCGCGGAACGTGGGGGAAGCTGGGAGCTCGCGATCTTCTTTTTCTTACTCAGGCCGCGTTGTGTCGGCGTAGGCTAAACAAACAACGGCGCGGAGGCGATAAGGGGGCAGACACTGCACCGAGCAACGCATGCACTGCAGCGGGCACAATATCCAATTCATTGTGTGTGCGCAAATATCAACCGCTGATAAAAACGCTGCTAGCTTCCCACAATTCGCAAATACATGTAAATCAAGTATCGAAAAACTGCGAATATTCCTGCCGCGCACGCAAGCGAAATCTAAAGTGCACCGTGCGCAGGCACTGCACTGACTCAGTCAGGGGAGTCATCAGCCTCGGCTTGCAATTCTTTTGGAGGTCAAATGACGGACTCGAGTGCATTGAAACTGCAAAAGCGCACATTTGCAGCAGGCTCGGCGGCCATGTGTTCGCGCTAACCAGTCAGCGCGTCCCCGCAAGCACCTAAAAAACGCAATGCACTCTCGCGGCGCGTCTCACTCACCGCAAATATTTCAGCGCGCAAATCGCTAGAATtgttttggggaaaatttccaaacctgtcaaaaaattgaagcacAGTTTCTCATTTTCTTACATGCTAATGATCGGTTTACACATTGAAACTACTCCATTTAGAACATTATAAAACactattgtttaaatttatttcttaaagtgAATTGATGCAAGACAACACGTAAGAcaggttaaaattaaagttttgcaaagtttccccaaaatttacaacgcttgaccatattttctaGGCTGATTTCAATTCCTATACCATCGACATCTACAACGGTGCATGACAACATCTGGGGAAAATCTTAgttgtgcaataaaattagatttaggGAGGCGTTCCTGGCCATATAAAAAGCATGCTATTAGCTTTGCAGGCACTATGCTACcttggtcaattttggctttaactgaatccggATTTTCCAAGGTTTtacagtatcaatcctcttttagAGCGTTCCAGATTTCAAATCCTGATCACGACATCAAAGagtaaattttctaacaataaacaaacattaaaTCTAATTCTTTGGGGTCCTAAATCAAACACTAAGGCAGCAAAATCgaagctgtttttattttttcagtgaaattaaaatccactGCGTTTTTCCACCTCTACTTGGTCCACTCTTACGATAATAATTTCAGTTAAGGTTCTCTTTTCTAGTTTATTACTTCGTTTGAAATTACATCCAACgcctgaaaaccaaaaaatgtataaatgtAAATTCAGTTTGATGTTTGAagccaattgaaaaaatcatgatCCGGCGCCTAGTGCAAACGATGACCCTTTGCCTGTTTACaactttttgattgaaatgctCTCGTTATTCAATCTCTCCGCAGCTGGACGGGGGTTAGTGTTAGGCGTCACCGCAGCAGCTTTCCGGCTTCCCTAGCATAATGAGGTGCACACACGGTACACGGCTGAGGTCATTGCCCTCCACGTGTGATCATGGACATCCCGAATGCATTCTGGTTTCCGAGGAAGCTTTTCCTTTAATTTCACACCtgccacaaattaaaaatcttcacGCCCAGTGCGTTACAAAACGAACTTTTTTCGTCCAAAACTCTCTCTTCAACTCGCTCCAATTGCCTCCCACACTTGCTGCTAGCGGCGGGTTCAGGGAATGCTGGGAAAACGTGCCGGGAATCCGATTTGTCATCATCGCAGCGGCGGCCGcctttcttcctttctttaaaaattattcctgcACGGCTCGTGAGTCTTGAAACTCGCTCAGTGGAACTATCTGGAACGGAAAATCTGATTCCCGGCTCCACTCGCTCGATTTCGGCTTTTTCAGAGGcgcacaattaattaacggtATACCAGGGGGGGCAACAATGCGTAATTAATTGGTTCTGTGCTCCGCTCCGctcaaaaattcaactaaaCCGACTGCCAGAGGCCACCACAGCCGCACGAGAGGGAATATAACGATCTAGACGCATCTTGCAAAGTTGCATTTTCAATAAGCGagtaaataataacaacaacaacaacaatggTTGAGGGGGAATAATACAATATTGCGAAAGAGCGCAATTTAGATAACTGCGCCAACATTGATTACAGTGAGGCTGGTTGTTGTTCATTGTCTTGTTGTGTAATTCGGGTAATttatagattaattttattttcgttttgaaaAACTTAATACGCACGTTTTCTGCTTTCAAGGCGAGTCGTGCCATTTCCTCGTTTTGCCTGAATTTTAGCGCCGCGTCGATTTTACAGAAGAGTTTGAACGAGCGTCAAGTTTGTGATTATTTCCTCTCAACTGGATTCGTTCAAAATCGAAACAAACAACGTTGTACTGAAAATGTACGCAAATAAAGTGCTACTCCAATTCCAAATAAtgcagtttaaatttgaaaattaaaatttaagttttttaatttaatctttttttgaCAAAGCTTGGCTTACCTATGTATTTTTGTCAGGTGGGCCATAAATATGGCATAGCTAGCAGACTAAGAACAAtgtttagagaaaaattgttagattatttttaaattatctaaaaaaatcccagtaaagaaaatttaataagagaaAAGTTGTTCGTGTACATAAAAACATTTAGTGTTTTAGACACTAAGcgacataaattaaaatatagattaGTTTGCCGGTAAGTAAAAATTACTTATCAATCAATAAGACTTGTCAAGGAGAGTAAATTTACTTAAAGTAATCACGATAGGTTCAAAATTGgacattcttttaattttttattagtgtTTCGAAATCAAAGCTTGAGAGTACAATTTTGTCTGGTGGTATATGttgacataaaaaatttggtgaaaaaaaatcttgaaaaatttggGAGGTGTGCAGGGATaagggtttaaaatattttttaaatataatccCCAGACATTTCATTCAAACACCTTTAAAGATAAATCAAGCTCTGGTGATGATAGCTATGTGGGGCCAAACGGTTTTTTCCTAGCCGAGAACGGAGATCGATGCAGCGTTCAAAAAATGCGATAAAAAACACACGCATGGCCcgggaagaagaagaagaagaacaAGTGTATCCCCGAGATGGGTGATAATGACGATTGGGGGCAGGGAAGAAAGGAGTCATTCTCTACATTTCAGGCGCTGGGGTTCCTGCTGAGATTCTCTCAGCACGGGTACAGCCGGCGTCACAAGTGCTGCGCACACCTGACCGACCCACCGCCGGAGCAACCTGCCACCAGGTAAAAAAGCACTCAAGCAAAGAAAGAAACTCCCCGGGCGTTGGAAAGAGGTGCGCGTACAACCGCGCACAAGAGAATAAACACACACGGTAAAATTCCGTTCGTATATCATCACAAAATGAGTTGAATTTATTCCCAGGGGTTCGGCGAATAGGAGATGGGTGCTTTGGCAGAGAATTAATATGAGTCaagcagaataaattttaaattaaaaaataaatcatttctagataggaaaaatttcaaagtattAAATACCgactcaaaaaatgtttctgcgtctccaaaaaataattagaagcgatttataattttcgcattttaaataagctCTGCAATTGGAGGGGAGTTGTGTTTTCCGAGGCTAAAAGTGGAGTGGAAACGCATTATCTCTGATAATTGCAGCGCTTTTGCCGGGTTGACCTAGGCCGAATGGAGGCCGCCAGACAATAACAACTTTTGCTTTCTGCAAAACGGAGCGAAACTGGCTCGTCTGCCTGCAGTTATGCGCGCGGCCTACTTATGCGCACCTCTCTCCGACTCGTGTTAATTTCGTTTTCATTTTACACATTATTATGCGAGCGGGCGCTCTCTCGCTTCCGATTTCACTCGCCGAATGCGTAACCGTAGCTCCCGGTGcgaaaaaagagaaacgatCGCTTCCTCCATAGAATTCGCGAAAGTAAAAACCTCTGTTATGCACGTGTATTTATAGTttcggaatttaatttttggccccATTCCGCTTATCAGGCCGAAAAATTGTGTCAAAGCCAGGAGTGCGACCATAAAGGacggcaaataaataaagcgtTTCCGCCTGCTCGCGGCttcttttatattatttacagaaaaaagaGTATGACAAGGTAGCGGAGAACAATAAACAAGGATGTGAATTTgtttactttaattttgtgataGCTTCTACTAGCTTACTATTTTGAAAGACATGAGCGTGCGGTAGATAATTGGGTGAGTAAAAATGTATGGTTGTTTATAAACAAAACTCAAtcttatttgttaaataagacaaaaaaaataaatcgtaatAACTGGATGTTTAAAGTGAATCTATACAGAACAACAACGGACAAGAAAGGTGAATTTTTGCTCTATAAAAGAGTTCAGAAGGTTTATTTGAGTGGGAAACACTCAGGACCGTTAAAATATCAACCTTTTCCGATTTCGCAAATCATTTAAAAGGCTGTCTATGATTTTTCACTAGATTTAGATTCCTCTCATCGCGATCTATTCCCCAGTGTACGGTGAACAAATTTTGAGGTCAATTTCTTTCCGAAAtattagagaaaaatttcaaggttaAGTTAAAACTTCTATTTTAGGATTGTACTTCGATAACTcaacaatttaacatttttgcaacttttccTCAACCTAGAACGCAGCAAAAACGCGTGGGTGTCTGATGATTGTTTTTCTACCCAAAAATTAAGGATGTTATGAAAATTGCCATTGAAAATTACATAAACACAAGGAAAAATCCAGAATAATTGGTGTCTGGTGATGCTAATGAGCTAGAGCGAAATAACAAGTGTCAGCGCGGGGAGGCGCGGGAGGGGCTCGTCCGTCTGGCTCGTTAATTCGCTCTAGCCTCTCTTGAAGAAGTGTAATTTTTTCGTTCATGTAGCACAACACTCACCGGCGGCGACGGCTGGAGGCGACACGGAGGATTCGGCCGAGCTGAAGATGATGATCTCGTCGGCGTCACTGGATTCGGCGAGCGGCTGGTCGGGCAAGACGAGCTGGACGGCGGCGGCTTGGGCCGGGCCCGCCGCGACGGGCAGGCTGCCGACCACCAGGGTCGAGCTGCTTATCGGCACGCCGCTACTCGCCTCCTCGTGCATGGCGCGCGTGATTCGGCCGCCGAAAGACGCTCCCCGGGCGACACTGCCGACTAACCTTGAACTCGGACCCAATGTCAAGGCCCCGCTCGCCGTCGCTCCGCGTGAAAAGGCCGTAAAAAATGGGAACGACGAGGAAAGTAGGTCTCTAGGCCACCAAGCACTCACTTGTCTTCTGTGTTTGGGTAGTGGGCAGACCGAGAGGGCGTCCCGAGTCAAACCACTTTCCCTCTCTGGCTCTATTTACCCCGGTGGACAGCCCTCGGGGCGAATTTAAACTTCGTCTGATCAATTTAAATcgacttttaaatatttataatgcaTTTTAGACTGGGTTTTAGCTTAAATACGTGCTTTTTGGCGATTTTGTAGTGAAAGTGTTTTGACTCTTTAGTTACGTCACAGAAAGTAGGTCGTAGAAAATGTAAGCGTTTTCCCGCACCGTCCGCGGCTGTCCAAGAATTTTTGCATGggatttttccttatttttcgttccatttttctaaatacttttaaatctgtttgaaaatttagaaaccCCCAAAATTCCAGAGTTAGATTTCTGCCCTAAAAGGCTGAGGAATTACATAGCAGTGCCACCTCGTTTCCACTCGCAACAACCACTTGTTGAGTGCCGCGCCGCGGCGGGAAAAGGCTGACCTTCGCTGAGCTCCATGCAGCGAACAAAGAACAGCAGCAAAGTGAATAGCAAAATGTTTATCATTTTCATGCTTTGTTCAGCTTAGATGCCTTTTGTGTCAATaggaaattatcaaaatatgtCAAAGCAGGCCGATGGTatcgcttttaaaaatattttaggaattCATTAAATAAGTTCACTTGTTTTAACTCTGATTTTATTCGAAGGCTtccataattattaatataccAAAAAATAGGTTATTTTCTTATTCTAGACAACAGACTGGAAATCTGAATTTATTGAAGTTGGAAAAATGCTTATCAAATCGCAGACACAGCACCAACTTTGAAtgagaaaagcaaaatagaATGAGGATGCttttgaattatataattaagctctaaaattttcactcttaAATTCAATGCAAACCATCACATTTGGGGATTGCTTGAAAATGGGCGCACATCTTTTTACATACCTGAAGAACACAtgaacttttcaaaattatttccagctagcgtggaaaaaaatttaaaaatcatctacACCCGCAGAAGAACAATAATTGCGTTGCGGACCATTAAACACTCGTCAGCTATTTAGCCTTGGTGGCTATGAAGAACTAGCACTGCACTCACCTATATGGATGATTTTACATGCATCTTTGAAGCATCAATCTTCAACACTAAATCGATCTTACAACGAAGCCAACATAGCTTTACTAGTATATATATAGGCACATCATGGCATGCGATTCCACAATtccaataatttctttaatgaTTGAATAGCTTTTGATGCAGGATGAGTACTCGTAATATCATTGTGAAAAGACAAACGTTGAGCTAGAATGCCAGTAGCATTTCCAAATTCTATGAATTTTgatagttaataaaaaaaaaatcttgttcaATGTATAAGATTTTGGAACAATTTTAGTGCACACAAGGCGTAAGTAATTAGGGCCTGAAATATTGTGCAGattgatgatatttttaatccatagcaaatattttagtctgtttttaaatcataCCTAGcagcaaacaattaattaacagagATATTAGAAAAGAGGGTTAAAtaggatttaatttgaaatttggagtaaacgaaatttttagaatccCACAGTATAATGAATGAATATTTGCAAGCCAACTTTTGGAAAGGCAATCTAGAAAGAATCTAAAATTAGGGAAAGCTGTAATGCCACGTAGGAATGTTAAACTATTGTAAGTGGAAATTTCCCATTACTCATACGGATAGgacgataaatttaaaattgtgcaagcGGAGAACAATCACAGAATCAATTGGAGCTCGGTTTCATATGGCTATTTCGGATAATCCCAAGCCTCGTCAGCAAACCATTGATATTGACATACCTACTATATTGTCACCAGGCACACGTGCACACAGACTAACCGTGAATAATTTCTAAGGGGCGAGCGTGACTCCTTATTCACACCCCCCACCGATTGACTCTTTTTGTCTCCTTTGCAGCAGTTTAtctcaatttctcttttgccCTGTATTTTTACGaatacaatataattttaagaatagaaattaaatgcagctttctTGGCGCATAGCaagttgtttatttatttgtatttcgaCGGAGATTTCTTGCTCTGAAACTAAGAGCAGGAATTTCCCTTGAAAtaggttgaaaaattaacaagctCTGATGTTCACCAAGAAAGctgcatttcatttcaactTAAACATTAGAGCAACCTCGAGATTGTGCTTCTACCTGCTGCCTTTATTGGTATCCATCATCCACTTAAGTATAATCTGCTTCTGCAAAGTTTTTTGCAGGTGTCACAAAACATCAATTAGGCGTGCGTCACCACACagtaaaactaaattatttgctgaggagataaaataaagcaattttgtttgaaacaacGTAGAGCATATATGTTCTTTTATTCAGTCTCATGATGACAAAATAACCTGTATTACAAAGTAGTAAGTGTTCTGCATGTAAAATACCAGAATGATAGTTTGATTGGTAAAACGTTCAAACAACAGGCaagaattaagaaattaagCGCTGGAAAGGTGTCTCTCAATAAGCTGTCTGGAGATGATGAGGCGCTGGATCTGGGCGGTGCCCTCATAGATCTGATAGATCTTGGCGTCTCTCATCAGCTTCTCAACCGGGTAGTCGCTGTTGAAGCCGTTTCCACCAAATATCTAGGCCACAAAACACATGAAAACGCTGATCGATTTTGTATAATGGAGCTTACTTGGACAGCGTCAGCGGCGCACTTGTTCGCGACATCTCCAGCCAGAGCCTTGGCGATGGACGCGTAGTACGAGTTGCGGCGTCCCTGGTCCACTTCCCAGGCAGCCCTCATCCACGCCAGGCGAGAAGTCTCCACGCCGATCGCCATTTCAGCCAGCATGAAGGCGACAGCCTGCACagagtcaaaatttaattagtacaagaaaataaataaaattgatagaattGAAGCCAGTGgggtattaaaattaaaatataattaaatagagCGTCCTGGAGACTAGAATCTCAATAAGCGCAGATATGGAGTTGGCAGGAATACAGTGTTTTAACACGGTCTGGTGGAAATGTGGTAAAAGGAGCGATTTTCAATgacccaccaatcgattcatCTTATTAAGGATaatcattatatattttataagtgGAAGGACCACAGGGTTTCCTTGGTCTATTAAATTGTGAGTTGTTACCCATTAAAAAATCCAGATCTagtagattaaaaattaagaatttcattcatattaATACCATCATTGCTTCAATTTATCTAGAGGTACCGCGCTTGAATGAAGTGTGGTAAAAACTAAAATCTTAAACCGTTTCAAAACTATGTTCAACATTGGTGATAGTGGATGCAGCTAACGTAAATTAGATTACAACCAGTATTTCTATTCTAGGACAAATACCACTCCATTCAGTTGATTCATTAAATAAAGAGTTCCCTTAGACCTGCGACCTAGGAATTGttctacttaatttttgagtaaCAAGAAAAATAGTAAATGCATGTTTGCTTATGATTGTTCACATCcctacttaaaaataaaaaatgaaattttacctGGTGGGTGGCAATGGGGACACCAAAGGCCTTCCTCTCCAGGGCGTACTTGGTGGCTTCAGTGAAAGCACGCTGAGCGAGACCAGTGGCTCCAGCAGCAACCTGTGCACAATCAGTGTAGCTTCAGACATCCACTCTCTTAGAATAAAATCGAGTTTACCGGTGCTCTGGTCTTGTCAAAGGTTCCCATGGCGATTTTGAAGCCGGCTCCCTCGCCGAGCAGAACGTTTTCCTTTGGTATCCTCACATCCTCAAAGGTGATTCCGCGAGTGTCTGAGCACCTCTGCCCCATGTTGATTTcctgaaattataaatgacAAACTTAATTCagtatttgatttaatttgattttttgggaAAAGGTGGCGTACCTTTCGGCCGGGAGTGACTCCAGGGAATTCTCTTTCTACGATGAAGCCGGTGAATGCCTTGCTAGCAGGTGCTTTCGGGTCGGGGTTGGTACGGGCCAGCAGGAAataccttttaaattttcattcacaaaTTTATCACCTTGTTCTAAAgcatgatttttaaacatacCAGTTGGCGACTCCTCCGTTTGTGATCCACATCTTCTGTCCGTTCAGGATCCACTCATCACCCTTCTTTTCAGCCCTGGTTTTGACTCCATTTACGTCAGAACCTGCACCAGGCTCAGTAACACAATAAGCctgcaataattaatcaatactaattcaatttaaaagctttttgttaTGGCCTCTTCTAAAAAAGAATCGTAAtttgtgcaataattttttccctgtaaaattttctttacgaAAAAgtctagaaaatattttaattcataaaatttgtatatattcaaataaactatttttttggaaacatTAAAGCTGCAATATATTTCTGGTCTgtgtggaaaaatttgaaatttcattttctttcggaacatgtttgttttttgcttcaaGAAAGTCGTTAAATCCTGAAACTAACCCTAgcggtaaatttttaattattctctggaac
This window encodes:
- the Mcad gene encoding medium-chain specific acyl-CoA dehydrogenase, mitochondrial isoform X1 produces the protein MASLVKLAKATLRPGIRAISTSLPAASSGAPPANGYSFELNDEQKEIQSLARKFTAEEIIPKAAEYDKTMEYPWPIVKKAWELGLINNHIPEHCGGTDQGVFNGCLIAEETAYGCTGIGTAMEATGLGQTPVIIAGNKEQQKKYLGRLIEEPLVAAYCVTEPGAGSDVNGVKTRAEKKGDEWILNGQKMWITNGGVANWYFLLARTNPDPKAPASKAFTGFIVEREFPGVTPGRKEINMGQRCSDTRGITFEDVRIPKENVLLGEGAGFKIAMGTFDKTRAPVAAGATGLAQRAFTEATKYALERKAFGVPIATHQAVAFMLAEMAIGVETSRLAWMRAAWEVDQGRRNSYYASIAKALAGDVANKCAADAVQIFGGNGFNSDYPVEKLMRDAKIYQIYEGTAQIQRLIISRQLIERHLSSA
- the Mcad gene encoding medium-chain specific acyl-CoA dehydrogenase, mitochondrial isoform X2, with the translated sequence MASLVKLAKATLRPGIRAISTSLPAASSGAPPANGYSFELNDEQKEIQSLARKFTAEEIIPKAAEYDKTMEYPWPIVKKAWELGLINNHIPEHCGGQGMGVFDQCVIAEEIAYGCSGVMASLLITNIGQTPVIIAGNKEQQKKYLGRLIEEPLVAAYCVTEPGAGSDVNGVKTRAEKKGDEWILNGQKMWITNGGVANWYFLLARTNPDPKAPASKAFTGFIVEREFPGVTPGRKEINMGQRCSDTRGITFEDVRIPKENVLLGEGAGFKIAMGTFDKTRAPVAAGATGLAQRAFTEATKYALERKAFGVPIATHQAVAFMLAEMAIGVETSRLAWMRAAWEVDQGRRNSYYASIAKALAGDVANKCAADAVQIFGGNGFNSDYPVEKLMRDAKIYQIYEGTAQIQRLIISRQLIERHLSSA